A genomic window from Leptolyngbya sp. BL0902 includes:
- the psbD gene encoding photosystem II D2 protein (photosystem q(a) protein), which translates to MTIAMGRAQAQRGWFDVLDDWLKRDRFVFVGWSGILLFPCAYLAVGGWLTGTTFVTSWYTHGLASSYLEGANFLTVAVSTPANSLGHSLLLLWGPEAQGDFVRWCQLGGLWSFVALHGAFGLIGFMLRQFEVARLVGLRPYNAIAFSAPIAVFVSVFLMYPLGQSSWFFAPSFGVASIFRFLLFFQGFHNWTLNPFHMMGVAGVLGGALLCAIHGATVENTLFKDGENANTFRAFEPTQAEETYSMVTANRFWSQIFGIAFSNKRWLHFFMLFVPVTGLWMSAVGVVGLGLNLRAYDFVSQEIRAAEDPEFETFYTKNILLNEGIRAWMAPTDQPHEKFVFPEEVLPRGNAL; encoded by the coding sequence ATGACCATTGCAATGGGGCGCGCGCAAGCTCAACGGGGATGGTTCGACGTCCTCGATGACTGGCTGAAGCGCGATCGCTTTGTATTTGTGGGCTGGTCTGGCATCCTGCTGTTCCCCTGCGCCTATCTGGCGGTGGGCGGCTGGCTGACTGGCACCACCTTCGTCACCTCCTGGTACACCCACGGCCTCGCGTCGTCCTACCTGGAAGGGGCTAACTTTTTGACCGTGGCCGTTTCGACCCCGGCCAACAGCTTGGGTCACTCCCTGCTGCTGCTCTGGGGTCCCGAAGCCCAGGGCGATTTCGTCCGCTGGTGCCAACTGGGCGGCCTGTGGAGCTTTGTGGCCCTGCACGGTGCCTTCGGTCTGATCGGCTTCATGCTGCGTCAGTTTGAAGTGGCCCGTCTGGTGGGTCTGCGGCCCTACAACGCCATTGCCTTCTCCGCGCCGATTGCGGTGTTCGTCAGCGTGTTTCTGATGTACCCCCTCGGCCAAAGTAGCTGGTTCTTTGCCCCCAGCTTTGGTGTGGCGTCCATCTTCCGCTTCCTGCTGTTCTTCCAAGGCTTCCACAACTGGACCCTCAACCCCTTCCACATGATGGGCGTTGCTGGGGTGCTGGGCGGTGCGCTGCTCTGCGCCATCCACGGAGCCACGGTGGAGAACACCCTGTTCAAGGACGGCGAGAACGCCAACACCTTCCGCGCCTTTGAACCCACCCAAGCCGAAGAAACCTACTCCATGGTGACGGCGAACCGATTCTGGTCTCAGATTTTTGGGATCGCCTTCTCCAACAAGCGTTGGCTGCACTTCTTCATGCTGTTTGTGCCTGTGACGGGCCTGTGGATGAGTGCCGTGGGCGTGGTGGGTCTGGGTCTGAACCTGCGGGCCTACGACTTCGTCTCCCAGGAAATCCGGGCGGCGGAAGACCCTGAATTTGAAACCTTCTACACCAAGAACATTCTGCTGAACGAAGGTATCCGGGCTTGGATGGCTCCCACCGACCAACCCCACGAAAAGTTTGTCTTCCCCGAAGAAGTGCTGCCTCGCGGCAACGCTCTGTAA
- the moeB gene encoding molybdopterin-synthase adenylyltransferase MoeB yields MLNPNLDDIQLTKEEYERYSRHIILPEVGLEGQKKLKAASVLCVGTGGLGSPLLLYLAAAGIGRIGIVDFDVVDQSNLHRQIIHSESWVGKPKIESAKNRILEINPHCQIDLYETRLSAENALDIFAPYDVVVDGTDNFPTRYLVNDACVLLNKPNVYGSIFRFEGQATVFNYQDGPNYRDLYPEPPPPGMVPSCAEGGVLGVLPGIIGTIQANETIKVILGTGKTLSGRLLLYNALDMTFRELKLRPNPVRPVIEGLIDYEMFCGIPQAQAQAEKEKAGIPEMTVTELKQVLDSGADNVLLLDVRNPNEYEIAKIPGSVLVPLPDIENGDGVSQVKELLNGHRLIVHCKMGGRSAKALGILKQHGIDGTNVKGGILAWSKDVDPSVPEY; encoded by the coding sequence ATGCTCAATCCCAACCTAGACGATATCCAACTCACTAAAGAGGAGTACGAGCGCTACTCCCGCCACATCATTCTGCCGGAGGTGGGCCTAGAGGGGCAAAAGAAACTCAAGGCCGCTAGCGTGCTCTGTGTGGGCACGGGCGGGCTGGGGTCGCCCCTGCTGCTGTATTTGGCCGCCGCTGGCATTGGTCGCATCGGCATTGTGGATTTCGATGTGGTGGATCAGTCCAACCTGCATCGCCAAATCATCCACAGCGAATCCTGGGTGGGCAAACCCAAGATTGAATCGGCCAAAAACCGCATTCTAGAAATCAACCCCCACTGCCAGATCGACCTCTACGAAACCCGCCTCAGCGCCGAAAACGCCCTGGATATTTTCGCGCCCTACGATGTGGTGGTAGACGGCACCGATAACTTCCCGACCCGCTACCTGGTCAACGATGCCTGTGTGCTGCTGAACAAGCCCAACGTCTACGGCTCCATTTTCCGGTTTGAGGGGCAGGCCACGGTGTTCAACTACCAGGATGGCCCCAACTACCGCGACCTCTATCCCGAACCGCCCCCGCCGGGGATGGTGCCCTCTTGCGCCGAAGGTGGCGTGCTGGGGGTGCTTCCCGGCATCATCGGCACCATTCAGGCCAATGAAACCATCAAGGTGATTTTGGGCACGGGCAAAACCCTCAGCGGTCGCCTGTTGCTCTACAACGCCCTAGATATGACCTTCCGGGAGCTGAAGCTGCGGCCCAACCCCGTGCGCCCGGTGATCGAAGGCCTGATCGACTACGAAATGTTCTGTGGCATTCCCCAGGCCCAGGCCCAGGCGGAGAAGGAAAAGGCGGGCATCCCCGAAATGACCGTCACCGAACTGAAGCAGGTGCTCGACAGCGGTGCAGATAACGTTCTGCTGCTGGACGTGCGGAACCCCAACGAGTACGAAATCGCCAAGATCCCCGGATCCGTGCTGGTGCCTCTGCCGGATATCGAAAACGGCGACGGCGTTAGCCAAGTGAAGGAACTGCTCAACGGCCATCGGCTGATTGTCCATTGCAAAATGGGTGGGCGCTCGGCCAAGGCCCTGGGCATCCTCAAGCAGCACGGCATCGATGGTACCAACGTCAAAGGCGGCATCCTAGCCTGGAGCAAGGACGTTGATCCCTCCGTGCCCGAATACTAG
- a CDS encoding NYN domain-containing protein gives MDQGDCIAKLLVDGYNMIGAWPLLVQKKQQEGFEAARRELIEILANYSARKGLDTHLVFDAHGVPSPSVQEVVTDRLSVHYTDFGQTADTYIEKVCARLMHQSRRNHRIIVATSDRVHQLTVTGYGAEWMSARQLESDIHLIHQQSLRRRPRRSQPARRSLMSGLDQEAQEKLMRLRFGHRG, from the coding sequence ATGGATCAGGGGGATTGCATTGCCAAGCTATTGGTAGACGGCTACAACATGATCGGCGCATGGCCGTTGCTGGTGCAAAAAAAGCAGCAGGAAGGCTTTGAGGCCGCCCGTCGCGAATTAATTGAAATCCTAGCCAACTACAGCGCCCGCAAAGGGTTGGATACGCACCTGGTGTTCGACGCCCACGGAGTACCCTCGCCCAGCGTTCAAGAAGTCGTCACCGACCGCCTTTCGGTACACTACACCGACTTTGGCCAAACCGCCGACACCTACATCGAAAAAGTCTGCGCCAGACTCATGCACCAATCCCGCCGCAACCACCGGATCATTGTTGCTACCTCCGACCGTGTGCATCAACTCACCGTCACGGGTTACGGGGCTGAATGGATGTCGGCCCGCCAACTGGAAAGCGATATCCACCTCATCCACCAGCAAAGCCTGCGCCGCCGCCCCCGGCGTTCCCAGCCAGCCCGTCGTTCGTTGATGAGTGGTTTGGATCAAGAAGCCCAGGAAAAACTGATGCGCTTGCGATTTGGCCACCGGGGCTAG
- a CDS encoding energy-coupling factor ABC transporter ATP-binding protein: MTATHPNAAIAVHNLQFQWPSGQPVLQNCSLTVERGEFCMLLGNNGSGKSTLLRILGGLLKPQAGEWFIESPVGFVFQNPDHQLVMPTVGADVAFGLVEEKLPLADIRNRVDDALAAINLLDLKRRPIYALSGGQKQRVAIAGAIARHCHVLLLDEPTALLDPDSQIDLVKRVRELVKERGLTALWVTHRLVELDYCDRAFLLQSGQVTDEGDPERMKALLQTA, translated from the coding sequence ATGACTGCCACCCACCCCAACGCCGCCATCGCCGTTCACAACCTGCAATTTCAGTGGCCTTCGGGGCAACCTGTGTTGCAGAACTGTTCCCTGACGGTGGAGCGGGGCGAGTTTTGTATGCTGCTGGGCAACAACGGCAGCGGCAAATCCACCCTGCTGCGGATTTTGGGTGGGTTGCTGAAGCCCCAGGCCGGGGAGTGGTTCATTGAATCCCCCGTCGGCTTTGTGTTTCAAAATCCCGATCACCAACTGGTGATGCCCACCGTAGGAGCGGATGTCGCCTTCGGTCTGGTCGAAGAAAAGCTGCCCCTGGCGGACATTCGCAACCGGGTAGACGATGCCCTCGCCGCCATCAATTTGTTAGACCTCAAGCGCCGCCCCATCTATGCCCTCAGCGGGGGCCAAAAACAGCGCGTCGCCATCGCCGGAGCCATTGCCCGCCACTGCCATGTGCTGCTGCTGGACGAACCCACCGCCCTTTTAGATCCTGACAGCCAAATCGACCTCGTAAAACGGGTGCGAGAACTGGTGAAAGAACGTGGCCTGACCGCCCTGTGGGTCACGCACCGCCTGGTGGAACTAGACTACTGCGACCGAGCCTTTCTGCTGCAATCGGGCCAAGTGACCGATGAGGGCGACCCAGAGCGCATGAAGGCGTTATTGCAGACGGCCTAG
- a CDS encoding DUF554 domain-containing protein, with amino-acid sequence MLSLWAKTSGTWINVATVIAGTSLGLLLRSRLPRAMQQVITQAVGLMTLVIGVAMAGSLSAVQVGPLDGIILALLVMVAGGLLGEWGQIEQRLTTLGDWLKAQVKGGGRFTEGFVAASLLFCIGPMAILGSLNNGLAGDNTLLTLKATMDGLASIAMTGSYGVGVGFSALSVLVVQGSLSLLASVSGAAIPDPTTNPYILLITGMGGLMILGIGLSLLEVAQIRVASFLPALALGPLVIALASLF; translated from the coding sequence ATGCTCAGCCTGTGGGCCAAAACCAGCGGCACTTGGATTAACGTGGCCACCGTGATTGCAGGCACCAGCCTGGGGCTTCTGCTGCGGAGCCGCCTGCCTCGCGCCATGCAGCAGGTAATTACCCAGGCCGTGGGGCTGATGACCCTGGTGATTGGGGTAGCCATGGCCGGGAGTCTTTCGGCAGTACAGGTTGGCCCCTTGGATGGCATCATCCTGGCGTTGCTGGTGATGGTGGCGGGGGGGCTGCTGGGGGAATGGGGCCAAATCGAGCAGCGCCTCACCACACTGGGGGACTGGCTCAAGGCCCAGGTAAAGGGCGGCGGCAGGTTTACGGAGGGCTTTGTGGCGGCGAGCTTGCTCTTTTGCATTGGCCCCATGGCCATCCTGGGTAGCCTCAACAACGGCCTAGCCGGGGATAACACCCTACTCACCCTCAAGGCCACCATGGACGGGCTGGCCTCCATTGCCATGACCGGGAGCTATGGCGTGGGGGTGGGGTTTTCGGCCCTGAGCGTGCTGGTGGTGCAGGGCAGTTTGTCGCTGCTGGCCAGTGTGTCTGGGGCGGCAATTCCCGACCCCACCACCAACCCGTACATTCTGCTGATTACGGGCATGGGTGGGCTGATGATTCTCGGTATCGGCCTCAGCCTGTTGGAGGTGGCTCAAATTCGGGTGGCGTCATTTCTGCCAGCCCTGGCCCTAGGGCCGCTGGTGATCGCCTTAGCCAGCCTGTTTTAG